A genomic stretch from Thauera sp. GDN1 includes:
- the cbiE gene encoding precorrin-6y C5,15-methyltransferase (decarboxylating) subunit CbiE — MPESTTPAYSIVGLLDEGWDGLGAVARQRIEAAACVIGAGRTLALIAPHAPAARLLDMDGALSRVPGWIEEVAGQGGHAVVLATGDPLCHGIAGFLIGKLGAARIEVLPAPSTLQLAFARLKKPWQEARFTSCHGADAGEWRADPLQPGPTPEHGLYRLVRAVAEHPLVASFTSPANSPDRIARALLAAGHGEPGGGEDLRLSVVARLCLDDEAVFEGLSLHEAATRRFPEPNILVIERSHSPERRDGAAAGRETATAADVALRALPADTPLFGLDDLDYVQRSPEKGLITKLEARAVSLAKLALRADSLVWDIGAGSGSVGLEASRIARHGHVWAIEKNAGDAANARANARRLRASNYSLHEGKAPAGLDAWPDPDAVFIGGSGGELGELIALVLRRLRPGGRLVMNFVTLENLATATSALAASGAAWDVTMLSAARSQPILDMHRLAAQNPVWIVTARKETA, encoded by the coding sequence ATGCCTGAATCCACCACGCCCGCCTACAGCATCGTCGGCCTGCTCGACGAGGGCTGGGACGGCCTCGGCGCCGTGGCGCGCCAGCGCATCGAAGCCGCTGCCTGCGTCATCGGTGCCGGACGCACGCTGGCGCTGATCGCGCCACACGCGCCGGCCGCCCGCCTGCTGGACATGGACGGCGCGCTGAGCCGCGTGCCGGGCTGGATCGAGGAGGTTGCCGGGCAGGGTGGCCACGCCGTGGTGCTCGCCACCGGCGACCCCTTGTGCCACGGCATCGCCGGCTTCCTGATCGGCAAGCTCGGCGCCGCGCGGATCGAGGTGCTGCCCGCGCCGTCCACGCTGCAGCTCGCCTTCGCCCGCCTGAAGAAGCCGTGGCAGGAGGCCCGCTTCACCTCCTGCCACGGCGCCGATGCCGGCGAATGGCGGGCCGACCCGCTGCAACCCGGGCCGACGCCGGAGCACGGCCTGTACCGATTGGTTCGCGCCGTCGCCGAGCATCCGCTGGTCGCCAGCTTCACCAGCCCGGCCAACAGCCCCGACCGCATCGCCCGCGCCTTGCTGGCGGCCGGCCATGGCGAGCCGGGCGGCGGCGAGGACCTGCGCCTGTCGGTGGTTGCCCGCCTGTGCCTGGACGACGAGGCCGTCTTCGAGGGACTGAGCCTGCACGAGGCCGCCACCCGGCGTTTTCCGGAGCCCAACATCCTCGTGATCGAACGCTCGCACTCCCCCGAGCGACGAGACGGGGCGGCGGCGGGCAGGGAGACGGCAACTGCAGCCGACGTCGCGCTCCGCGCCCTGCCCGCCGATACGCCCCTGTTCGGCCTCGACGATCTCGACTACGTGCAGCGCAGCCCCGAGAAGGGCCTGATCACCAAGCTGGAGGCACGCGCGGTGTCGCTCGCCAAGCTGGCGCTGCGTGCCGACAGCCTGGTATGGGACATCGGCGCCGGTTCTGGCTCGGTCGGCCTGGAGGCGAGCCGGATCGCCCGCCATGGCCATGTGTGGGCGATCGAGAAGAACGCGGGCGATGCCGCCAACGCGCGCGCCAACGCCCGTCGCCTGCGCGCGAGCAACTACAGCCTGCACGAAGGCAAGGCCCCGGCCGGGCTGGACGCCTGGCCCGACCCCGACGCGGTCTTCATCGGCGGCTCGGGCGGCGAACTGGGCGAACTGATCGCCCTCGTGCTGCGCCGGCTCAGACCCGGCGGCCGGCTGGTGATGAACTTCGTCACCCTCGAGAACCTCGCCACCGCCACATCCGCACTGGCGGCAAGCGGCGCTGCCTGGGACGTGACCATGCTGTCGGCCGCGCGCAGCCAGCCCATCCTCGACATGCACCGGCTCGCTGCGCAGAACCCGGTGTGGATCGTCACCGCCCGCAAGGAGACCGCATGA
- a CDS encoding cobalt-precorrin-5B (C(1))-methyltransferase: MAAGHALPEKVRKGDPKRDRGNRTGLSTGANSAAAAVAATLGLVRGAVPDAVECVLPNTMRVRFEISDGRVDGDHAHAVSIKDAGDDPDATHGAHLTADVRRIPGGGGEVILLGGPGVGVVTKPGLGLDVGGPAINPVPRRNIVDNVRAAGAPLLDAGDSLAVTISVPGGEEMAKKTLNARLGIVGGISILGTTGIVRPYSTAAFRASVIQAIDVAANQGQTSVVFTTGGRTEKCAMREFPQLDEACFVQMGDFVKAAFTTAVKQGMQHIIVGAMVGKLTKIAQGLSVTHAWREEVDRALIAGAAAEVGAPPALVAEIRAAETARFAAERLAGFGLAVAFHRALAERAIRSLRQRYPGPHRLTVLACNFEGVPIVTVDEADLMETTHA; encoded by the coding sequence ATGGCGGCAGGACACGCATTGCCGGAGAAGGTGCGCAAGGGCGATCCCAAGCGCGACCGTGGCAACCGCACGGGCCTCTCCACCGGCGCCAATTCGGCCGCCGCCGCGGTGGCGGCCACGCTCGGCCTGGTGCGGGGCGCGGTACCGGACGCGGTGGAATGCGTGCTGCCCAACACGATGCGGGTGCGCTTCGAGATCAGTGACGGCCGCGTCGACGGTGATCACGCCCATGCGGTGTCGATCAAGGACGCCGGCGACGACCCGGACGCCACCCATGGCGCCCACCTCACGGCGGACGTACGCCGCATCCCCGGCGGCGGCGGCGAAGTGATCCTCCTGGGCGGCCCCGGCGTGGGTGTGGTGACGAAGCCCGGCCTCGGGCTGGACGTGGGCGGTCCGGCGATCAACCCGGTGCCACGGCGCAACATCGTCGACAACGTGCGCGCGGCGGGCGCCCCCCTCCTCGACGCCGGGGACAGCCTGGCGGTGACGATCTCGGTGCCGGGCGGCGAAGAGATGGCGAAGAAGACGCTCAACGCCCGCCTCGGCATCGTCGGCGGCATCAGCATCCTCGGCACCACCGGCATCGTCCGCCCGTATTCGACCGCCGCCTTCCGCGCCAGCGTGATCCAGGCCATCGATGTCGCCGCCAACCAGGGCCAGACCAGCGTGGTGTTCACCACCGGCGGGCGCACCGAGAAATGCGCGATGCGCGAATTCCCGCAACTGGACGAAGCCTGCTTCGTGCAGATGGGCGACTTCGTCAAGGCCGCCTTCACCACCGCGGTGAAGCAGGGCATGCAGCACATCATCGTCGGCGCCATGGTCGGCAAGCTCACCAAGATCGCCCAGGGTCTGTCGGTCACGCACGCCTGGCGCGAGGAAGTGGACCGCGCGCTGATCGCCGGCGCCGCCGCCGAGGTCGGTGCGCCGCCCGCGCTCGTGGCCGAGATCCGTGCCGCCGAGACCGCCCGCTTTGCCGCCGAACGCCTGGCCGGATTCGGCCTGGCCGTGGCCTTCCACCGCGCGCTGGCCGAGCGCGCCATCCGCAGCCTGCGCCAGCGCTACCCCGGCCCGCACCGGCTCACGGTGCTGGCCTGCAACTTCGAGGGCGTACCGATCGTGACTGTCGATGAGGCCGACCTGATGGAGACCACGCATGCCTGA
- a CDS encoding precorrin-8X methylmutase, producing MNTNTVTEQLTAAGRAIEHDSFAIIDAEVGAHAYGAGQWPVVRRMIHANADFDFNGLTDFHPDAVEAGLAALLGGGTNIVADVEMICVGLSASRLAHFGMRTHQFISDADVIERARAEDTTRAVQAMRKAHRLGLLDDAIVGIGNAPTALIELVRLIREEGVRPALVVGMPVGFVSAAESKDLMAGVDEVPWIVIRGRKGGSTLVVAAIHALLGLAEARQLQALQG from the coding sequence ATGAACACCAACACCGTCACCGAACAGCTCACCGCAGCCGGTCGCGCGATCGAGCACGACTCCTTCGCCATCATCGACGCCGAGGTCGGCGCCCATGCCTACGGCGCCGGCCAGTGGCCGGTCGTGCGCCGCATGATCCACGCCAACGCCGACTTCGACTTCAACGGCCTCACGGACTTCCACCCGGACGCGGTGGAAGCCGGCCTCGCCGCCCTCCTCGGTGGCGGCACGAACATCGTCGCCGACGTCGAGATGATCTGCGTCGGCCTGTCGGCCTCGCGCCTGGCGCACTTCGGCATGCGCACCCATCAGTTCATTTCCGACGCCGATGTCATCGAACGCGCCCGCGCCGAGGACACCACGCGTGCGGTGCAGGCAATGCGCAAGGCCCACCGGCTCGGCCTGCTCGACGACGCCATCGTCGGCATCGGCAACGCACCCACGGCGCTGATCGAGCTGGTGCGGCTGATCCGCGAGGAAGGCGTGCGCCCGGCGCTGGTCGTCGGCATGCCGGTCGGATTCGTGTCGGCGGCCGAATCCAAGGACCTGATGGCCGGGGTCGACGAAGTGCCGTGGATCGTCATCCGCGGCCGCAAGGGCGGCTCGACCCTGGTGGTGGCGGCGATCCACGCCCTGCTCGGGCTGGCCGAGGCTCGCCAGCTGCAGGCCCTGCAGGGCTGA
- a CDS encoding sirohydrochlorin chelatase, which yields MNDTAILLVGHGSRNREGNKEIQHFAAQWRDRHPGWRIETCFIEHAEVLLDEGLDRAAHGARRVVTIPFILNAAGHVKMELPAAIERARQRHPGVAFACARHLGMGREIFAVLKGQLDRLLKQLDVPDPRTTGVVLLGRGSSDAGANGELAKMARWLFEDGDHELVDLAFTGVTWPRLETVVQRQARLGMTQICVVPVYLFTGVLMERIKAQVERLQRQYPQIAFALGTHFGFDKGIFDLLDAKVGGQELPEGALLECDGCKYRLAAEAEHLHDHSHTHVHHSHVPHTDHDHGHHHGSDHAHAHEHAHA from the coding sequence ATGAACGACACCGCCATCCTCCTCGTCGGCCACGGCTCGCGCAATCGCGAGGGCAACAAGGAGATCCAGCATTTCGCCGCCCAGTGGCGCGATCGCCACCCCGGCTGGCGCATCGAGACCTGCTTCATCGAGCACGCCGAGGTGTTGCTCGACGAGGGCCTCGATCGTGCCGCGCACGGGGCGCGGCGGGTGGTCACGATTCCCTTCATCCTCAACGCCGCCGGCCACGTCAAGATGGAACTGCCGGCCGCCATCGAGCGCGCGCGCCAGCGCCACCCCGGCGTCGCCTTCGCCTGCGCGCGCCACCTCGGCATGGGACGCGAGATCTTCGCCGTGCTCAAGGGCCAGCTCGACCGCCTGCTCAAGCAGCTCGACGTGCCCGATCCGCGGACCACCGGCGTCGTGCTGCTCGGCCGCGGCTCGTCGGACGCGGGCGCCAATGGCGAGCTGGCCAAGATGGCGCGCTGGCTGTTCGAGGACGGCGACCACGAGCTGGTCGACCTCGCCTTCACCGGCGTCACCTGGCCGCGACTCGAAACCGTCGTCCAGCGCCAGGCGCGGCTGGGCATGACGCAGATTTGCGTCGTGCCGGTGTACCTCTTCACCGGGGTGCTGATGGAGCGCATCAAGGCCCAGGTCGAGCGCCTGCAGCGCCAGTACCCGCAGATCGCCTTCGCCCTCGGCACGCACTTCGGTTTCGACAAGGGCATCTTCGATCTGCTCGACGCCAAGGTCGGCGGCCAGGAACTACCCGAAGGCGCGCTGCTGGAGTGCGACGGCTGCAAGTACCGCCTCGCCGCCGAGGCCGAGCATCTGCATGACCACAGCCATACACATGTCCATCACTCGCACGTCCCTCACACGGACCACGACCATGGCCATCACCACGGTTCCGACCATGCCCACGCCCATGAACATGCTCACGCCTGA
- the cobM gene encoding precorrin-4 C(11)-methyltransferase gives MPAVANKAGGTVWFVGAGPGDPDLITVKGRRLLEQAGAILFAGSLVDRAATQFAPPGCEIRDSKDMTLEDMSAWLLDACARHRTVVRLQTGDPGLYGALVEMTRPLDAAGIAWQVVPGVSSAMASAAAAGETLTLPEVTQTVILTRVAGRTPMPPGEDLAALAAHRTTLCIFLSITLLHEVQRALRTAGWPEEAPIVVVQKASWPGAEKIVRGTLADIKRRCQDEKIASQAMIIASPALGARHWPDIARSKLYDPGFGHRFRQASTPAADAGLPTGEHA, from the coding sequence ATGCCGGCCGTGGCGAACAAGGCCGGAGGCACCGTCTGGTTCGTCGGCGCAGGCCCCGGCGATCCCGACCTGATCACGGTGAAGGGCCGCCGCCTGCTCGAGCAGGCGGGGGCGATCCTGTTCGCGGGCTCGCTGGTCGACCGCGCGGCCACGCAGTTCGCGCCGCCCGGCTGCGAGATCCGCGACTCGAAGGACATGACGCTCGAGGACATGAGCGCCTGGCTGCTGGACGCCTGCGCCCGCCATCGCACCGTGGTGCGCCTGCAGACCGGCGACCCCGGCCTGTATGGCGCGCTGGTCGAGATGACCCGCCCGCTCGATGCGGCGGGCATCGCCTGGCAGGTGGTGCCGGGCGTGTCCTCGGCGATGGCCTCGGCCGCCGCCGCCGGCGAGACCCTGACCCTGCCGGAAGTGACGCAGACCGTGATCCTCACCCGCGTCGCCGGCCGCACGCCGATGCCGCCGGGCGAGGACCTGGCGGCGCTCGCCGCGCACCGCACGACGCTGTGCATCTTCCTGTCGATCACGCTGCTGCACGAGGTGCAGCGCGCGCTGCGCACCGCCGGCTGGCCGGAGGAGGCGCCCATCGTGGTGGTGCAGAAGGCGAGCTGGCCCGGCGCGGAGAAGATCGTTCGCGGCACGCTGGCCGACATCAAGCGCCGCTGCCAGGACGAGAAGATCGCCAGCCAGGCCATGATCATCGCCAGCCCCGCACTCGGCGCCCGCCACTGGCCCGACATCGCCCGCTCGAAGCTGTACGACCCGGGCTTCGGCCACCGCTTCCGCCAGGCCTCCACACCTGCCGCCGACGCCGGCCTGCCCACCGGAGAACACGCATGA
- a CDS encoding energy-coupling factor ABC transporter permease has product MHIEPGILSGAKIAAANLAATALAAAQAPQLFKKPQLILRTLLAALFLSVFMQSFHMPAGVSELHFIGAMPIYLALGFAPTLLGFGLGLLLQGVVFEPTDLLHLGVNFLSLAVPLVALHATLGRRLAAGAATRVQSVLKLDAAYYAGVAAMVGFWLAMGEVATPFGEWVTFAAAYLPVVLIEPVLTVAVVRLLQSHAHRPLVQLCFAVPARG; this is encoded by the coding sequence ATGCACATCGAACCCGGCATCCTTTCCGGCGCCAAGATCGCCGCCGCCAACCTCGCCGCCACCGCGCTTGCCGCCGCGCAGGCGCCGCAACTGTTCAAGAAGCCGCAACTGATCCTGCGCACGCTGCTCGCGGCGCTGTTCCTTTCGGTCTTCATGCAGAGCTTCCACATGCCTGCGGGCGTGTCGGAGCTGCACTTCATCGGCGCCATGCCGATCTATCTCGCGCTCGGCTTCGCGCCCACGCTGCTCGGCTTCGGTCTAGGCCTGCTGCTGCAGGGCGTGGTCTTCGAGCCGACCGACCTGCTGCACCTGGGCGTCAACTTCCTGTCGCTGGCCGTGCCGCTGGTGGCGCTGCACGCCACGCTCGGCCGCAGGCTCGCGGCTGGCGCCGCCACCCGGGTGCAGTCGGTGCTGAAGCTCGACGCCGCCTACTACGCCGGCGTCGCCGCCATGGTCGGCTTCTGGCTGGCGATGGGCGAGGTTGCAACGCCCTTCGGCGAATGGGTGACCTTCGCCGCGGCCTACCTGCCGGTGGTGCTGATCGAGCCGGTGCTGACCGTGGCGGTGGTTCGGCTGCTGCAGTCGCATGCGCATCGCCCGCTCGTGCAGCTCTGCTTCGCCGTGCCGGCGCGCGGTTGA
- a CDS encoding EamA family transporter, whose translation MSASGTPRLALVALAALSLIWGYNWVVMKQVIQYVDPFDFSAIRTLLGAATLFLVLLVLRRPLSLVAARQVILLGVLQTAAFTALIQWALVSGGAGKTAVLVYTMPFWVIPMAWWVLGERVRGLQWAAIAIAGCGLVLVLQPWAMGGSAFGNLLAVAGGITWAASAVVAKRMRRDQAFDLLSLTAWQMLFGAIALCVLAALHPSRPIDPTPYFFGALAFNAVLATGLAWLLWLYVLQKLSTGMAGLSALGIPLIGALAGWIELGERPNAVEFTGMVLIVGALALISLWSLVQSRRAAG comes from the coding sequence ATGTCCGCATCCGGCACGCCGCGCCTGGCGCTCGTCGCGCTCGCCGCACTGTCCCTGATCTGGGGTTACAACTGGGTGGTCATGAAGCAGGTGATCCAGTACGTCGATCCCTTCGACTTCTCCGCGATCCGCACCCTGCTCGGTGCAGCCACCCTGTTCCTGGTGCTGCTCGTGCTGCGCCGGCCGCTTTCGCTGGTGGCGGCGCGCCAGGTGATCCTGCTCGGCGTGCTGCAGACCGCCGCGTTCACCGCGCTGATCCAGTGGGCGCTGGTGTCCGGCGGCGCGGGCAAGACCGCGGTGCTGGTCTATACGATGCCGTTCTGGGTCATCCCGATGGCGTGGTGGGTGCTCGGCGAGCGGGTGCGCGGCCTGCAGTGGGCGGCGATCGCGATCGCCGGCTGTGGCCTGGTGCTGGTGCTGCAGCCGTGGGCCATGGGCGGCAGCGCCTTCGGCAACCTGCTCGCGGTGGCCGGCGGCATCACCTGGGCGGCCTCCGCGGTGGTGGCCAAGCGCATGCGTCGCGACCAGGCGTTCGACCTGCTCTCGCTGACGGCCTGGCAGATGCTGTTCGGCGCGATCGCGCTGTGCGTGCTCGCCGCGCTTCACCCCTCGCGGCCGATCGACCCGACGCCGTACTTCTTCGGCGCGCTCGCCTTCAACGCGGTGCTCGCGACCGGGCTGGCGTGGCTGCTGTGGCTGTACGTGCTGCAGAAGCTGTCGACCGGCATGGCCGGCCTGTCGGCGCTGGGCATCCCGCTGATCGGCGCGCTCGCGGGCTGGATCGAACTCGGCGAGCGGCCGAACGCGGTCGAATTCACCGGCATGGTGCTGATCGTCGGCGCGCTGGCGCTGATCAGCCTGTGGTCGCTGGTGCAGTCGCGGCGGGCGGCGGGTTGA
- a CDS encoding cytosine permease, protein MNAVDWVSYAIVCVFQLGLFLRGFDWITNFLNWAGPLVYLVMIALLGVIWYKAGGGLVAELGNIFDGRGEHPGGPVAAFAAVVGTMVAYFAAVVINYGDFSRFVKSESHMKWGNFLGLPVSLAFFSFLALFITAGTAVLFGEIVTNPAEMAAKVDNLALTIIAALTFFAATVGINLVANFIPAAFGLANLAPAKISARTGGIITAVISFFIGGLWVALISHIGIAGFVDTLGAVLAPLYGIVVADYYLVRKQKLNVQDLFSAEPGSTYYFDKGWNKRALFAFSVASLFSVASVWTPALAAWAGFSWMFGALLGAVLHLALMSRKAPVMAVQPV, encoded by the coding sequence ATGAACGCGGTCGACTGGGTGTCGTACGCGATCGTCTGCGTGTTCCAGCTCGGCCTTTTCCTGCGCGGCTTCGACTGGATCACCAACTTCCTCAACTGGGCGGGCCCGTTGGTGTACCTGGTGATGATCGCGCTGCTTGGGGTGATCTGGTACAAGGCCGGCGGCGGCCTGGTCGCCGAGCTCGGCAACATCTTCGACGGTCGCGGCGAGCATCCGGGCGGCCCGGTCGCGGCCTTCGCGGCGGTGGTCGGCACCATGGTGGCCTACTTCGCCGCGGTGGTGATCAACTACGGCGACTTCTCGCGCTTCGTGAAAAGCGAGTCGCACATGAAGTGGGGCAACTTCCTCGGCCTGCCGGTGAGCCTGGCGTTCTTCTCCTTCCTGGCGCTGTTCATCACCGCCGGCACCGCCGTGCTGTTCGGCGAGATCGTCACCAACCCGGCCGAGATGGCGGCCAAGGTCGACAACCTGGCGCTGACCATCATCGCCGCGCTGACCTTCTTCGCCGCCACCGTCGGCATCAACCTGGTCGCCAACTTCATCCCGGCGGCCTTCGGCCTCGCCAATCTCGCCCCGGCGAAGATCAGCGCGCGCACCGGCGGCATCATCACCGCGGTGATCTCGTTCTTCATCGGCGGCCTGTGGGTGGCGCTGATCAGCCACATCGGCATCGCCGGCTTCGTCGATACCCTGGGTGCAGTGCTCGCTCCGCTGTACGGCATCGTGGTCGCCGACTACTACCTCGTGCGCAAGCAGAAGCTCAACGTGCAGGACCTGTTCTCGGCCGAGCCGGGCTCGACCTACTACTTCGACAAGGGCTGGAACAAGCGCGCCCTGTTCGCCTTCTCGGTGGCCTCGCTGTTCTCGGTGGCCTCGGTGTGGACGCCGGCGCTGGCGGCCTGGGCGGGCTTCTCGTGGATGTTCGGTGCGCTGCTCGGTGCGGTGCTGCACCTGGCGCTGATGAGCCGCAAGGCGCCGGTCATGGCGGTGCAGCCGGTCTGA
- a CDS encoding cytosine permease, which translates to MESEKIDLRIQHMDPSLYNSDLAPLPPAQRKWGWFEIFNVWSNDIQSLFGYTLAATLFISYGLNGWTVFAGIILAGIIVNVLVNLTGKPGVKYGIPYPVIARASMGVRGANFPALIRGIVAIFWYGVQTYFASTALALLFNALLDNPGGAPSWA; encoded by the coding sequence ATGGAAAGCGAAAAGATCGACCTCAGGATCCAGCACATGGATCCCAGCCTGTACAACTCGGACCTCGCGCCGCTGCCGCCCGCGCAGCGCAAGTGGGGCTGGTTCGAGATCTTCAACGTGTGGTCCAACGACATCCAGAGCCTGTTCGGCTACACGCTGGCGGCCACGCTGTTCATCTCCTACGGCCTCAACGGGTGGACGGTATTCGCCGGCATCATCCTCGCGGGCATCATCGTCAACGTGCTGGTGAACCTCACCGGCAAGCCGGGGGTGAAGTACGGCATCCCCTATCCGGTCATCGCGCGGGCCTCGATGGGGGTGCGCGGCGCCAACTTCCCCGCACTGATCCGCGGCATCGTCGCCATCTTCTGGTACGGGGTGCAGACCTACTTCGCCTCCACCGCGCTCGCGCTGCTGTTCAATGCGCTGCTCGACAACCCCGGGGGGGCACCTTCCTGGGCATGA
- the puuE gene encoding allantoinase PuuE, producing MHPNAAYPRDLIGYGRNPPHADWPGRARVAVQFVLNYEEGGENCVLHGDAGSEQFLSELFNAASYPERHLSMEGIYEYGSRVGVWRFLREFERRGLPMTIFGVSMALERHPELTAAFKELGHEIACHGWRWIHYQNVPEEIEREHMRIGMEIIERLTGERALGWYTGRDSPNTRRLVADHGGFLYDSDYYGDDLPFWTEVQKTNGDTVPHLVVPYTLDTNDMRFALPQGFSHGDEFFEYLRDAFDVMYAEGEERPAMMSIGMHCRLLGRPGRFKALQRFLDHIEKHDRVWVCRRVDVARHWIEHHPYQAR from the coding sequence ATGCATCCGAACGCCGCCTACCCCCGCGACCTCATCGGCTACGGCAGGAACCCGCCCCACGCCGACTGGCCCGGCCGCGCCCGCGTCGCCGTGCAGTTCGTCCTCAACTACGAGGAGGGCGGCGAGAACTGCGTGCTGCACGGCGATGCCGGCAGCGAGCAGTTCCTCTCGGAACTCTTCAACGCCGCCAGCTACCCCGAGCGCCACCTGTCGATGGAAGGCATCTACGAGTACGGTTCGCGCGTGGGCGTGTGGCGCTTCCTGCGCGAGTTCGAGCGCCGCGGCCTGCCGATGACGATCTTCGGCGTGTCGATGGCGCTCGAGCGCCACCCCGAGCTCACCGCCGCGTTCAAGGAGCTCGGCCACGAGATCGCCTGCCACGGCTGGCGCTGGATCCACTACCAGAACGTGCCCGAGGAGATCGAGCGCGAGCACATGCGGATCGGCATGGAGATCATCGAGCGCCTGACCGGCGAGCGCGCGCTGGGCTGGTACACCGGCCGCGACTCGCCGAACACCCGGCGCCTGGTCGCCGACCATGGCGGCTTCCTGTACGACTCGGACTACTACGGCGACGACCTGCCGTTCTGGACCGAGGTGCAGAAGACGAACGGCGACACCGTGCCGCATCTGGTCGTGCCCTACACCCTCGACACCAACGACATGCGCTTCGCGCTGCCGCAGGGCTTCTCGCACGGCGACGAGTTCTTCGAATACCTGCGTGACGCCTTCGACGTGATGTACGCCGAGGGCGAGGAGCGTCCGGCGATGATGAGCATCGGCATGCACTGCCGCCTGCTCGGCCGCCCGGGCCGCTTCAAGGCGCTGCAGCGCTTCCTCGACCACATCGAGAAGCACGACCGGGTGTGGGTGTGCCGCCGCGTCGACGTCGCCCGCCACTGGATCGAGCATCACCCCTACCAAGCCAGGTAA
- a CDS encoding NCS1 family transporter, whose product MTSKAQTLSAPGLEAPGTATADPHSKAIGEESLMPQQTRIMGKWSYLLAWFGGCVSIGTFAMGSSIVGTLNLLQATVAIAIGCFVIGVALTINGAAGYKYGIPFVVQARSAFGFSGTKFPGLVRAVPAIVWYGFQSWVGAGALNAVSVSLFGFDSLVFWFIVFQLLQIGLSVLGFQGIKWLENIGSGFILVSLTYMFFSVIDKYGDVISERLVNIEGTWGMPFWGATMLFLGIYSTMMLNVSDYSRELERGVKRGPLTTLYAMSILPCTLFMGLIGLMVSGATGVADPIQVFSSAVDNKPLLIATLLFITFAQVTTNVLNNVVPPTYVLMDVFKLSFRSSAVIVGLLAFGTFPWELVKDESAAGLQIFVQTYSAFLGPIFAVLVVDYYFIRGRNLNLGKLYDENGPYRGVNWAGIVASLVGAAVALSFSAVSWYASLIPAGLAYWLLMKNWGACKRFLEN is encoded by the coding sequence ATGACAAGCAAGGCACAAACCCTGTCCGCGCCCGGCCTCGAGGCACCCGGCACGGCGACCGCCGATCCGCACTCCAAGGCGATCGGAGAGGAATCCCTGATGCCGCAGCAGACCCGCATCATGGGCAAGTGGTCGTATCTGCTCGCCTGGTTCGGCGGCTGCGTATCGATCGGCACCTTCGCCATGGGCTCGAGCATCGTCGGCACGCTCAACCTGCTGCAGGCCACGGTCGCGATCGCGATCGGCTGCTTCGTGATCGGCGTCGCGCTGACGATCAACGGCGCCGCCGGCTACAAGTACGGCATCCCCTTCGTGGTGCAGGCGCGCAGCGCCTTCGGCTTCTCGGGCACCAAGTTCCCGGGTCTGGTACGCGCGGTCCCGGCCATCGTCTGGTACGGCTTCCAGAGCTGGGTCGGGGCAGGGGCGCTGAACGCGGTGTCGGTGTCGCTATTCGGCTTCGACAGCCTGGTGTTCTGGTTCATCGTCTTCCAGCTGCTGCAGATCGGCCTGTCGGTGCTCGGCTTCCAGGGCATCAAGTGGCTGGAGAACATCGGCAGCGGCTTCATCCTGGTGTCGCTGACCTACATGTTCTTCAGCGTCATCGACAAGTACGGCGACGTCATCAGCGAGCGCCTGGTGAACATCGAGGGCACCTGGGGCATGCCGTTCTGGGGCGCGACCATGCTCTTCCTCGGCATCTACAGCACGATGATGCTCAACGTCAGCGACTACTCCCGCGAGCTCGAGCGCGGCGTGAAGCGCGGGCCGCTGACCACCCTCTACGCCATGTCCATCCTGCCCTGCACGCTGTTCATGGGCCTGATCGGCCTGATGGTGTCGGGCGCCACCGGCGTCGCCGACCCGATCCAGGTGTTCTCGAGCGCGGTGGATAACAAGCCGCTGCTGATCGCCACGCTGCTCTTCATCACCTTCGCCCAGGTCACCACCAACGTGCTCAACAACGTGGTGCCGCCGACCTACGTGCTGATGGACGTGTTCAAGCTGTCCTTCCGCAGCTCGGCCGTCATCGTCGGCCTGCTGGCCTTCGGCACCTTCCCCTGGGAGCTGGTCAAGGACGAATCCGCCGCCGGCCTGCAGATCTTCGTGCAGACCTACTCGGCCTTCCTCGGCCCGATCTTCGCGGTGCTGGTGGTGGACTACTACTTCATCCGCGGCCGCAACCTGAACCTCGGCAAGCTCTACGACGAGAACGGCCCCTACCGTGGGGTGAATTGGGCGGGCATCGTCGCCTCGCTGGTCGGCGCAGCGGTCGCACTGAGCTTCTCCGCGGTGTCCTGGTACGCCAGCCTGATCCCGGCCGGCCTCGCCTACTGGCTGCTGATGAAGAACTGGGGCGCCTGCAAGCGCTTCCTGGAGAACTGA